The Agromyces mangrovi genome contains a region encoding:
- the pflB gene encoding formate C-acetyltransferase, with amino-acid sequence MSTLDQTRSTTGTTNEAAEHPKAWEGFAPGPWQDGIDVRDFIQRNYLPYEGDATFLAGPTERTLAVWHTLTAMFPAEREEGVYDVDPHTPSTITSHAPGYIDRDRELIVGLQTDAPLKRAIMPNGGWRMVAGALKTYGYDVDERVEETFTKYRKTHNQGVFDAYSPGVKRARHSHIITGLPDAYGRGRIIGDYRRVALYGVDALIAAKRTERAELDMRFSTEEVIRDREENAEQIRALQELVAMAESYGCDIRRPATTAQEAVQWLYFAYLGAVKEQNGAAMSFGRNTGFLDVYLERDLAAGRIDETLAQELVDDLVIKLRIVRFLRTPEYDALFSGDPTWVTESLGGLGDDGRPLVTKTAFRMLQTLYNLGPAPEPNLTVFWSADLPEGFKRFCAQVSIDTSAIQYESDALIRGACGDDSAIACCVSPMAVGKQMQFFGARVNLAKTLLYAINGGRDEISGHQVAPVAAAATGDVLDYDEVREAFRGTMEWLAETYVDALNTIHFMHDKYAYERLEMALHDRDVVRTMACGIAGLSVAADSLSAIRYATVRPVRDDTGLVVDYVVEGEYPAYGNDDDRADEIAAELVHEFMAMVRKHPTYRNAIHTQSVLTITSNVVYGKATGGTPDGRPAGAPFAPGANPMNGRDTHGMLASALSVAKLPFEDAQDGISLTTTVAPQGLGRTEDERVSNLVGLLDAYTARGGYHMNVNVLRRETLADAMEHPEDYPQLTIRVSGYAVNFVRLTREQQQDVLDRTFHAGV; translated from the coding sequence ATGAGCACACTCGACCAGACCCGCAGCACGACCGGCACGACGAACGAGGCCGCGGAGCACCCGAAGGCCTGGGAGGGCTTCGCCCCCGGGCCCTGGCAGGACGGCATCGACGTCCGCGACTTCATCCAGCGCAACTACCTGCCCTACGAGGGCGACGCCACCTTCCTCGCCGGCCCGACCGAGCGCACACTGGCCGTCTGGCACACGCTCACCGCCATGTTCCCCGCCGAGCGCGAGGAGGGCGTGTACGACGTCGACCCGCACACGCCCTCGACGATCACCTCGCACGCCCCCGGCTACATCGACCGCGACCGCGAGCTCATCGTCGGCCTGCAGACGGATGCCCCGCTGAAGCGCGCGATCATGCCCAACGGCGGGTGGCGGATGGTCGCCGGCGCCCTGAAGACGTACGGCTACGACGTCGACGAGCGCGTCGAGGAGACCTTCACCAAGTACCGCAAGACGCACAACCAGGGCGTGTTCGACGCCTACTCCCCCGGCGTGAAGCGCGCCCGCCACAGCCACATCATCACCGGGCTGCCCGACGCGTACGGCCGCGGGCGCATCATCGGCGACTACCGCCGCGTCGCCCTCTACGGCGTCGACGCGCTGATCGCCGCCAAGCGCACCGAACGCGCCGAGCTCGACATGCGGTTCTCGACCGAGGAGGTCATCCGCGACCGCGAGGAGAACGCCGAGCAGATCCGCGCCCTGCAGGAGCTCGTCGCGATGGCAGAGTCGTACGGCTGCGACATCCGCCGCCCCGCCACGACCGCGCAGGAGGCCGTGCAGTGGCTGTACTTCGCCTACCTCGGCGCGGTGAAGGAGCAGAACGGCGCCGCGATGTCGTTCGGCCGCAACACCGGGTTCCTCGACGTGTACCTCGAGCGCGACCTCGCCGCCGGCCGCATCGACGAGACCCTCGCCCAGGAACTGGTCGACGACCTCGTGATCAAGCTGCGCATCGTGCGGTTCCTCCGCACCCCCGAATACGACGCGCTGTTCAGCGGCGACCCGACCTGGGTGACCGAGTCGCTCGGCGGCCTCGGCGACGACGGCCGGCCGCTCGTCACCAAGACGGCGTTCCGCATGCTGCAGACGCTCTACAACCTCGGACCGGCACCCGAGCCGAACCTCACCGTGTTCTGGAGCGCGGACCTGCCCGAGGGCTTCAAGCGGTTCTGCGCGCAGGTGTCGATCGACACGAGCGCGATCCAGTACGAGTCGGATGCCCTGATCCGAGGCGCGTGCGGTGACGACAGCGCGATCGCGTGCTGCGTGTCGCCGATGGCGGTCGGCAAGCAGATGCAGTTCTTCGGCGCACGCGTGAACCTGGCCAAGACCCTGCTCTACGCCATCAACGGCGGACGCGACGAGATCTCCGGTCACCAGGTCGCCCCGGTCGCGGCCGCCGCGACCGGCGACGTGCTCGACTACGACGAGGTGCGCGAGGCGTTCCGCGGCACCATGGAGTGGCTCGCCGAGACCTACGTCGACGCGCTCAACACGATCCACTTCATGCACGACAAGTACGCGTACGAGCGGCTCGAGATGGCGCTGCACGACCGCGACGTGGTGCGCACCATGGCCTGCGGCATCGCCGGGCTCTCCGTGGCCGCAGACTCGCTGTCGGCCATCCGGTACGCGACCGTGCGGCCCGTGCGCGACGACACCGGCCTGGTCGTCGACTACGTGGTCGAGGGCGAGTACCCCGCCTACGGCAACGACGACGACCGCGCCGACGAGATCGCGGCCGAGCTGGTGCACGAGTTCATGGCGATGGTGCGGAAGCACCCGACCTACCGGAACGCGATCCACACGCAGTCGGTGCTCACGATCACCTCGAACGTGGTCTACGGCAAGGCGACCGGCGGCACCCCCGACGGCCGTCCCGCCGGCGCACCGTTCGCCCCCGGCGCGAACCCGATGAACGGCCGCGACACGCACGGCATGCTCGCCAGCGCCCTCTCGGTGGCGAAGCTCCCGTTCGAGGACGCGCAGGACGGCATCTCGCTCACCACGACGGTCGCGCCCCAGGGCCTCGGCCGCACCGAGGACGAGCGTGTGTCGAACCTCGTGGGCCTGCTCGACGCGTACACCGCGCGCGGCGGCTACCACATGAACGTCAACGTGCTGCGGCGCGAGACGCTCGCCGACGCCATGGAGCACCCGGAGGACTACCCGCAGCTGACCATCCGCGTCTCGGGCTATGCGGTGAACTTCGTGCGCCTCACGCGCGAGCAGCAGCAGGACGTGCTCGACCGCACCTTCCACGCCGGAGTGTGA
- the pflA gene encoding pyruvate formate-lyase-activating protein: MVALTLHPSREALADAHHERLRAQRAGEVGNVHSWELVTAVDGPGTRLTVFLNGCPLRCRYCHNPDTWRLRDGTATTVDELVTRIARYRDIFAATGGGLTLSGGEPLMQAPFVRRVLHEASALGVRTALDTSGFLGQKADDAMLDDVDLVLLDVKSGLPETYRDVTGVDLEPTIAFGDRLAARGARVWVRFVLVPGLTDADENVDAVARIVSRWPNVERLEVLPFHQMGADKWERIGATYSLADTRLPEPAQVDAVRDRFRRAGVPVA, from the coding sequence ATGGTCGCACTCACCCTCCACCCCAGCCGCGAGGCGCTCGCGGACGCGCACCACGAGCGCCTCCGCGCCCAGCGCGCCGGCGAGGTCGGCAACGTGCACTCGTGGGAGCTCGTGACCGCGGTCGACGGGCCCGGCACGCGCCTCACGGTGTTCCTGAACGGATGCCCCCTGCGATGCCGGTACTGCCACAACCCCGACACGTGGCGGCTGCGCGACGGCACCGCGACGACGGTCGACGAGCTCGTCACGCGCATCGCCCGCTACCGGGACATCTTCGCCGCGACGGGCGGCGGACTCACGCTGTCGGGCGGCGAGCCCCTGATGCAGGCGCCGTTCGTGCGGCGCGTGCTGCACGAGGCATCCGCACTGGGCGTGCGCACCGCGCTCGACACGAGCGGCTTCCTCGGCCAGAAGGCCGACGACGCGATGCTCGACGACGTCGACCTCGTGCTGCTCGACGTGAAGTCGGGGCTGCCCGAGACCTACCGCGATGTCACGGGCGTCGACCTCGAGCCGACGATCGCGTTCGGCGACCGCCTCGCAGCTCGCGGCGCCCGCGTGTGGGTGCGCTTCGTGCTCGTGCCCGGCCTCACCGACGCCGACGAGAACGTCGACGCGGTCGCCCGCATCGTGTCGCGCTGGCCGAACGTCGAGCGCCTCGAGGTGCTGCCGTTCCACCAGATGGGCGCCGACAAGTGGGAGCGCATCGGCGCGACCTACTCGCTCGCCGACACGCGCCTACCAGAGCCGGCGCAGGTCGACGCGGTGCGCGACCGCTTCCGCCGGGCGGGCGTGCCGGTGGCCTGA
- a CDS encoding L-lactate dehydrogenase, whose protein sequence is MAVIENSKLTVIGAGAVGASVALSALVRGSAREVALYDIDRKKAEAEVLDLAHGTLFAGSSSIQGGDDLDVVTGSNMVIITAGAKQKPGQTRLDLAGANINIMKSLMPQLLDRAPDAVYMLVTNPCDVLTVAAQKITGLPSSRVFSSGTVLDSSRLRWLIAQRADVASSSVHAMIVGEHGDSEFPLWSHATIGPVPIREWADAQSAVKPELGDFDAIADEVRTAAYQIIEGKGATNHAIGLSAARIAEAVLKDQRAVLPVSSVLDDYLGESGVALSVPSIVDSSGVADVLRIPFDDDEAAKFAASAKVIRDSLQTLGL, encoded by the coding sequence ATGGCCGTCATCGAGAACTCCAAGCTCACCGTCATCGGCGCAGGCGCGGTCGGCGCCTCCGTCGCACTCTCCGCCCTCGTCCGCGGCAGCGCCCGCGAGGTCGCCCTCTACGACATCGACCGCAAGAAGGCCGAGGCCGAGGTGCTCGACCTCGCGCACGGCACGCTGTTCGCCGGCTCGTCGAGCATCCAGGGCGGCGACGACCTCGACGTCGTGACCGGGTCGAACATGGTGATCATCACCGCGGGCGCGAAGCAGAAGCCGGGGCAGACGCGCCTCGACCTCGCCGGGGCGAACATCAACATCATGAAGAGCCTCATGCCGCAGCTGCTCGATCGGGCGCCCGACGCGGTCTACATGCTCGTGACGAACCCCTGCGACGTGCTCACCGTCGCCGCGCAGAAGATCACCGGTCTGCCGAGCTCTCGCGTGTTCTCGTCCGGCACGGTGCTCGACTCGTCGCGCCTGCGCTGGCTGATCGCGCAGCGGGCGGACGTCGCCAGCTCGAGCGTGCACGCCATGATCGTCGGCGAGCACGGCGACTCCGAGTTCCCGCTCTGGTCGCACGCGACCATCGGCCCCGTGCCGATCCGCGAGTGGGCGGACGCGCAGTCGGCCGTGAAGCCCGAGCTCGGCGACTTCGACGCGATCGCCGACGAGGTGCGCACGGCCGCCTACCAGATCATCGAGGGCAAGGGCGCGACCAACCACGCCATCGGCCTCTCCGCGGCCCGCATCGCCGAGGCCGTGCTGAAGGACCAGCGCGCCGTGCTGCCCGTGTCGAGCGTGCTCGACGACTACCTGGGCGAGTCGGGCGTGGCCCTCTCGGTGCCGTCGATCGTCGACTCCTCCGGTGTCGCCGACGTGCTCCGCATCCCGTTCGACGACGATGAGGCGGCGAAGTTCGCCGCCTCGGCCAAGGTCATCCGCGACTCGCTGCAGACGCTCGGGCTCTGA